The segment ATTGAGATATTCGTTCAAGGGGAAGACATTTTCCTGAATGAAATGGCGCCACGACCGCATAATTCCGGACATTATACGATTGAGGCATGCAATATATCGCAATTCGCGCAGCACATCCGGGCTATTGCTGGCCTTCCGTTAGCCCCTATTAAGCTATTAGAGCCCGCGGCAATGATTAATATTCTAGGAGAAGATCTTGATGGTGTGTTAAGAGCATTGCCTAAAATGGAAGATGGATTTGTTCATCTGTATGGTAAAGTGGAAGCAAAGACGAAGCGGAAAATGGGGCATACTACATTTATAGCGGAAACGCAAGAAGAAATAAAACAGCAGATAAGCAGATTTGAGGAGGCAAAACGATGATTGATCGTTACACCAGGGAAGAAATGGGATCCATTTGGACCGAGGAAAATAAATTCAAGGCATGGTTGGAAGTGGAGATTCTTGCGTGTGAGGCATGGAATGAATTAGGTGTAATCCCTGCTGAAGACGTGAAAAAGCTTCGAGAAAATGCAGCCTTTGATATCAACCGCATCTATGAAATTGAACAGGAAACAAGGCATGACGTTGTAGCATTCACCCGTGCGGTATCGGAAACTTTAGGGGAAGAACGGAAATGGGTCCATTACGGATTGACCTCTACAGACGTGGTCGATACGGCTCTCTCTTATCAATTGAAACAGGCAAATGAAATCATTCGCAAAGATATAACGAACTTCATTGAGATTTTAAAAAATAAAGCCATCGAACATCAGCATACCGTTATGATGGGTCGCACACACGGGGTGCATGCAGAACCGACAACATTTGGCTTAAAGCTTGCTCTCTATTATGAGGAAATGAAACGAAATCTGGAGCGGTTTGAATTAGCTGCCAAGAACATCGAATTCGGAAAGCTTTCTGGCGCAGTTGGAACCTATGCCAATATTGACCCATTTGTTGAGAAATATGTATGCGGGCATCTTGGGCTGACGCCAGCACCTGTGTCAACACAAACCCTGCAGCGGGACCGTCACGCAGATTATGTTTCAGCTCTCGCTTTAATTGCCACATCGATTGAAAAATTTGCAACCGAAATTCGCAACTTGCAAAAAACGGAAACACGCGAAGTAGAGGAATTATTTGCGAAAGGCCAAAAAGGATCATCAGCCATGCCTCATAAGCGCAACCCAATTGGATCAGAAAATATGACCGGAATGGCACGCGTCGTTCGCGGCTACATGATGACGGCGTATGAAAATGTGTCCCTATGGCATGAACGTGACATCTCCCATTCCTCAGCAGAGCGGGTGATTTTGCCGGATACTACGATTGCTGTGAATTATATGCTGAATCGCTTCGGAAACATCGTAAAAAATCTTACTGTTTTTCCGGAAAATATGAAGCGTAATATGGATAAGACACATGGCGTGATTTTTTCCCAACGCGTACTACTCACCCTAATTGATAAAGGAATGGCTCGTGAAACGGCATACGATATTGTTCAGCCAAAAGCCATGGAGGCATGGGAGACAGCAACGCATTTCAAACAGCTTGTAGAAGCAGATGAACAAATCACGGCAAAACTAACGCGAGCAGAAATCGATGCTTGCTTTGACTACACATACCATTTGAAAAATGTGGATGGCATCTTTAACCGAATCGGATTAACAAGAGGTGAGTAATATGAAGGATGCGCTTTTGTATGAGGGTAAGGCGAAGCAGGTTTATGCGGCGAAAAATAAACCCGGACAACTGGTTTTATCCTATAAAAATGATGCAACAGCTTTTAATGGGGAGAAGAAGGAAGTTTTTAACGGAAAAGGGCGCCTGAATAACGAAATTTCATCGCGTATTTTCCCAATCCTTCATGAAAATGGGATAAAAACCCATTTTATTGAACGACTGAATGAAACGGAACAGCTTGTTTATCAAACGGAAATTATTCCACTGGAGGTTGTTGTTCGCAATAAGGCAACTGGCAGTATTACAAAACGACTTGGCATCAAAGAAAAAACACCGTTCGAGCCACCGCTCGTTGAATTATTTTACAAGGATGATGACTTAGGGGATCCGTTGATTAATGATGAACATGCGTTGTTCTTAAGCAACGTCACACCATCGGAGTTAAAAGAAATCAAAGCAACTGCGCTGGAAATCAATAAAAGCTTAAGTACATTATTCGAATCTATCAATATAACGCTGGTAGATTTCAAGCTGGAATTTGGACGAATGGAAGATGGTCGCATTGTCCTTGCTGATGAAATTTCTCCGGATACATGCAGATTATGGGATAGTAACACACAGGAAAAATTGGATAAGGATGTTTTCCGTCAGGGGACAGGTGACTTAATCGAGGTATATGAAGAAATTTTGCAGCGACTGGAGGCAACGTCATGAAAAAAGTAACGGTTCACATTACGTTGAAACAAGGTGTTCTGGATCCACAGGGAAAAGCAATACAGGAGTCATTGAATTCCCTAGGCTATCAGGAAATCCAAGAGGCTCGTGTCGGGAAGTATATCGAACTGCAGGTAGAAGATGGGCCAGACTTGGAAGCACGTGTAAAAGAAATGTGTGACAAACTGCTGGCAAATCCGGTTATTGAAGATTATTCCATTAGCACGGAGGGGGCTCGTCAATCGTGAAATTTGCTGTGATTGTCTTTCCAGGATCCAACTGTGACCGGGATATGTATCATGCGGTGAAAGAGATACTTCAGGAAGAAGCAGATCTGGTCTGGTATCAGGAGGCTAATCTCGAAAACTATGACGCTATTCTTCTGCCAGGTGGTTTTTCCTATGGGGACTACCTACGTTCCGGGGCGGTTGCGTCAACTTCAGCTGTGATGAAACAGATTAAGAAACATGCCGCAGAAGGAAAGCCGGTCCTCGGTGTTTGTAATGGATTTCAAGTGTTAACAGAAGCGGAACTCTTGCCCGGTGCGATGATGCGCAATAAACATCTTTCGTTTATGTGCCATCAAGAATCATTAGTTGTGGAAAATGACAATTCGATTTTCACCACTGGCTATAAAAAAGGGGAAGTTGTTCGTTTTCCGATTGCCCATGGGGAAGGAAATTACTTCTGTGATGAGGAAATACTCGAAGAACTAAAAGCAAATAATCAAATCGCCTTTACCTATCAAAACAATCCAAATGGATCGGTAGCAGATATTGCCGGGATTATCAATAAAGCAGGTAATGTGCTTGGCATGATGCCACATCCGGAGCGTGCTGTGGAGGCATTGCTTGGCAGTGATGATGGTGTAAAATTATTTCAGTCCATGATCCAAAATTGGAGGGATACTTATGCTCGGAACGCATGACATTAGCCCGGAAAAAGTAGAACAGGGACAGTTATATGAAAATATGGGATTAAGCGACCAGGAATTTGCTGGGATAAAAGACATTTTGAAACGTCATCCGAATTTTACCGAGACGGGGATATTTTCCGTGATGTGGTCGGAACATTGTAGCTATAAAACGTCCAAACCCTTGCTGAAAAAGTTCCCAACAAAAGCACCTCATGTCCTTCAAGGGCCGGGAGAGGGTGCAGGAGTTATTGATATTGGTGACAACGAGGCAGTTGTTTTTAAAGTGGAAAGTCATAATCATCCCTCTGCAGTGGAGCCGTACCAAGGGGCTGCGACAGGTGTCGGTGGAATCCTCCGTGATGTTTTTTCGATGGGTGCCCGGCCGATTGCGTTGATGAATTCACTCAGGTTCGGAAATTTAACGACAGATCGCACGAAGTATCTTTTTACAGAGGTTGTAAATGGGATAGCAAGCTACGGCAACTGTGTTGGGGTCCCGACGGTTGGTGGCGAAATTCAATTTGATGACAGCTATGAGGAGAACCCACTTGTGAATGCAATGGCCATTGGTTTAATCAACCATGATGACATGCAAAAGGGAATTGCAGCAGGAGTCGGCAACACCGTTATTTATGCAGGCGCGCCTACCGGTCGTGACGGGATTCACGGGGCAACATTTGCTTCCGTTGATCTAGCAGAGGATTCGGATAAGGACCGTCCGGCTGTTCAGGTCGGAGATCCATTTATGGAAAAACTTTTGATTGAGGCATCCTTAGAAGTCATTCACTCGGACGCATTGATTGGTATGCAGGATATGGGTGCAGCCGGACTTACATCGTCAGCAAGTGAAATGGCCAGTAGTGCCGGGACAGGGATGGAAATGAATCTGGACCTGGTGCCACAGCGTGAACAAAACATGAACGCCTATGAACTCATGCTGTCCGAATCACAGGAGCGCATGCTTCTATGTGTGAAAAAAGGACGCGAAAAAGAAATTATAGATATTTTTGAAAAATATGGTCTGCAGGCAGTTGTTGTTGGCGAAGTGATTGAGGAAAAGGTGTTCCGCATCAAGCAGCACGGTGAAGTGATGGCAGATATCCCGGTTGATGCATTAGCGGAAGCGGCACCTGTTTATCATATGCCATCAACAGAAGCGAGTTATTACAAGGAATTTCAGAAAATAGAAAATAGCATCCCCCATGTGGAAGATCATACAGAAATGTTAAAACAGCTCTTGCAGCAGCCGACAATAGCTAGTAAGGAATGGGTTTATGATCAGTATGACTCCATGGTGCAAACCAATACAGTTGTATCCCCTGGGTCCGATGCAGCGGTTATACGGATTAAAGGAACCGAAAAAGCACTGGCGATTTCCACCGATTGTAACTCACGTTATATCTATTTGGATCCGGAAACAGGTGGAAAAATTGCTGTAGCTGAAGCAGCAAGAAATATCGTCTGCTCAGGCGCAACACCACTTGGACTGACAGATGGGCTGAATTTCGGCAACCCTACAAATCCGGAAGTCTTTTGGCAAATGGAAAA is part of the Virgibacillus sp. NKC19-16 genome and harbors:
- the purL gene encoding phosphoribosylformylglycinamidine synthase subunit PurL; translated protein: MLGTHDISPEKVEQGQLYENMGLSDQEFAGIKDILKRHPNFTETGIFSVMWSEHCSYKTSKPLLKKFPTKAPHVLQGPGEGAGVIDIGDNEAVVFKVESHNHPSAVEPYQGAATGVGGILRDVFSMGARPIALMNSLRFGNLTTDRTKYLFTEVVNGIASYGNCVGVPTVGGEIQFDDSYEENPLVNAMAIGLINHDDMQKGIAAGVGNTVIYAGAPTGRDGIHGATFASVDLAEDSDKDRPAVQVGDPFMEKLLIEASLEVIHSDALIGMQDMGAAGLTSSASEMASSAGTGMEMNLDLVPQREQNMNAYELMLSESQERMLLCVKKGREKEIIDIFEKYGLQAVVVGEVIEEKVFRIKQHGEVMADIPVDALAEAAPVYHMPSTEASYYKEFQKIENSIPHVEDHTEMLKQLLQQPTIASKEWVYDQYDSMVQTNTVVSPGSDAAVIRIKGTEKALAISTDCNSRYIYLDPETGGKIAVAEAARNIVCSGATPLGLTDGLNFGNPTNPEVFWQMEKSVDGMSAACTALGTPVIGGNVSLYNQSNGNSIFPTPVVGMVGLHSSLNHITPSYFQAAGDLIYLIGETKAEFGGSELQNILEGKYQGKAPAIDLEEEAIRQNQLLTAIHQGSVQSAHDLAEGGLAVALAESIFNEKGLGIDVELEGDTTVALFSESQSRFLVSVKEENKARFEEVVENARQIGMVTSGGKLNININNTSVIQEDTAKLKSLWKGAIPCLLKSMA
- the purS gene encoding phosphoribosylformylglycinamidine synthase subunit PurS, which translates into the protein MKKVTVHITLKQGVLDPQGKAIQESLNSLGYQEIQEARVGKYIELQVEDGPDLEARVKEMCDKLLANPVIEDYSISTEGARQS
- the purC gene encoding phosphoribosylaminoimidazolesuccinocarboxamide synthase, producing MKDALLYEGKAKQVYAAKNKPGQLVLSYKNDATAFNGEKKEVFNGKGRLNNEISSRIFPILHENGIKTHFIERLNETEQLVYQTEIIPLEVVVRNKATGSITKRLGIKEKTPFEPPLVELFYKDDDLGDPLINDEHALFLSNVTPSELKEIKATALEINKSLSTLFESINITLVDFKLEFGRMEDGRIVLADEISPDTCRLWDSNTQEKLDKDVFRQGTGDLIEVYEEILQRLEATS
- the purQ gene encoding phosphoribosylformylglycinamidine synthase subunit PurQ, whose protein sequence is MKFAVIVFPGSNCDRDMYHAVKEILQEEADLVWYQEANLENYDAILLPGGFSYGDYLRSGAVASTSAVMKQIKKHAAEGKPVLGVCNGFQVLTEAELLPGAMMRNKHLSFMCHQESLVVENDNSIFTTGYKKGEVVRFPIAHGEGNYFCDEEILEELKANNQIAFTYQNNPNGSVADIAGIINKAGNVLGMMPHPERAVEALLGSDDGVKLFQSMIQNWRDTYARNA
- the purB gene encoding adenylosuccinate lyase, whose product is MIDRYTREEMGSIWTEENKFKAWLEVEILACEAWNELGVIPAEDVKKLRENAAFDINRIYEIEQETRHDVVAFTRAVSETLGEERKWVHYGLTSTDVVDTALSYQLKQANEIIRKDITNFIEILKNKAIEHQHTVMMGRTHGVHAEPTTFGLKLALYYEEMKRNLERFELAAKNIEFGKLSGAVGTYANIDPFVEKYVCGHLGLTPAPVSTQTLQRDRHADYVSALALIATSIEKFATEIRNLQKTETREVEELFAKGQKGSSAMPHKRNPIGSENMTGMARVVRGYMMTAYENVSLWHERDISHSSAERVILPDTTIAVNYMLNRFGNIVKNLTVFPENMKRNMDKTHGVIFSQRVLLTLIDKGMARETAYDIVQPKAMEAWETATHFKQLVEADEQITAKLTRAEIDACFDYTYHLKNVDGIFNRIGLTRGE